The following are encoded together in the Meriones unguiculatus strain TT.TT164.6M chromosome 16, Bangor_MerUng_6.1, whole genome shotgun sequence genome:
- the Taf11 gene encoding transcription initiation factor TFIID subunit 11 isoform X1 → MDNPGESPTDKGGEPEESEAMRAAPGAPAAAGAEGLPEETDGDGDADLKEAAAEESELKSQDVSDLTAIEREDSALLTPAAKKLKLDTKEKKEKKQKVDEDEIQKMQILVSSFSEEQLNRYEMYRRSAFPKAAIKRLIQSITGTSVSQNVVIAMSGISKVFVGEVVEEALDVCEKWGEIPPLQPKHMREAVRRLKSKGQIPSSKHKKITFF, encoded by the exons ATGGACAACCCTGGGGAGTCGCCTACGGACAAAGGCGGGGAGCCTGAGGAGTCAGAGGCGATGAGGGCCGCTCCTGGCGCCCCGGCGGCCGCCGGCGCTGAGGGACTCCCGGAGGAAACGGACGGGGATGGAGACGCGGACCTGAAAGAAGCCGCCGCGGAGGAAAGCGAG CTCAAGAGTCAGGACGTTTCAGACTTAACAGCCATTGAGAGGGAAGACTCGGCATTACTTACTCCTGCAGCCAAAAAACTGAAACTAGACaccaaggaaaagaaggagaagaagcagaaagtGGACGAGGATGAGATTCAGAAGATGCA AATCCTGGTCTCTTCTTTTTCTGAGGAGCAGCTGAACCGCTATGAAATGTATCGCCGGTCAGCTTTCCCTAAAGCAGCCATTAAAAGG CTAATCCAGTCCATCACCGGCACCTCTGTGTCTCAGAATGTTGTCATTGCCATGTCTGGTATTTCTAAAGTTTTTGTTGGGGAGGTGGTAGAAGAAG CCCTGGACGTGTGTGAGAAATGGGGAGAGATCCCACCCCTGCAGCCCAAGCACATGAGGGAAGCTGTTCGGAGGCTCAAGTCCAAGGGGCAAATCCCCAGCTCAAAGCACAAGAAAATAACCTTCTTCTAG
- the Taf11 gene encoding transcription initiation factor TFIID subunit 11 isoform X2, giving the protein MDNPGESPTDKGGEPEESEAMRAAPGAPAAAGAEGLPEETDGDGDADLKEAAAEESELKSQDVSDLTAIEREDSALLTPAAKKLKLDTKEKKEKKQKVDEDEIQKMQILVSSFSEEQLNRYEMYRRSAFPKAAIKRPWTCVRNGERSHPCSPST; this is encoded by the exons ATGGACAACCCTGGGGAGTCGCCTACGGACAAAGGCGGGGAGCCTGAGGAGTCAGAGGCGATGAGGGCCGCTCCTGGCGCCCCGGCGGCCGCCGGCGCTGAGGGACTCCCGGAGGAAACGGACGGGGATGGAGACGCGGACCTGAAAGAAGCCGCCGCGGAGGAAAGCGAG CTCAAGAGTCAGGACGTTTCAGACTTAACAGCCATTGAGAGGGAAGACTCGGCATTACTTACTCCTGCAGCCAAAAAACTGAAACTAGACaccaaggaaaagaaggagaagaagcagaaagtGGACGAGGATGAGATTCAGAAGATGCA AATCCTGGTCTCTTCTTTTTCTGAGGAGCAGCTGAACCGCTATGAAATGTATCGCCGGTCAGCTTTCCCTAAAGCAGCCATTAAAAGG CCCTGGACGTGTGTGAGAAATGGGGAGAGATCCCACCCCTGCAGCCCAAGCACATGA
- the Bltp3a gene encoding bridge-like lipid transfer protein family member 3A — MAGIIKKQILKHLSRFTKNLSPDKINLSTLKGEGQLTNLELDEEVLQNVLELPTWLAITRVYCNRASIRIQWTKLKTHPICLCLDKVEVEMKTCETPRPPNGQSPIALASGQSEYGFAEKVVEGMFIIVNSITIKIHSKAFHASFELWQLQGYSVNPSWQQSDLRLTRITDPRRGEVLTFKEITWQTLRIEADATDNGDQDPVTTPLRLITNQGRIQIALKRRTKDCNVVASKLTLLLDDLLWVLTDSQLKAMMKYAESLSEAMEKSAQQRKSMAPEPVQITPPAPSPSAQQTWAQAFGGSQGNSNSSSSRLSQYFEKFDVKESSYHLLISRLDLHVCDDSQSREPGVSANRLTGGAMQLTFRQMAFDYYPFHRAGDSCKHWVRHCEAMETRGHWAQELVTEFQSKMQKWLEETSVKPPWNLGVEAPFRKKADSFSGPGKSPLDRSPGLGRQAALGPPAWNRLRASCLVVRVDDLDIHQVSTAGQPSKKPSTLLSCSRKRHHLPPQVAAVHVQFTEYYFPDNQELPVPCPNLYVQLNGLAFTVDPVSLLWGNLFCLDLYRSLEQFKAIYKLEDSRQKDEHLDIRLDAFSLKVSFPLERREQAKLHRPQALVFSTSGVIATNTRHAPHCTCPDLQSLFQGFAAAEFFRSSYGHFPKAPGGFSLLHMLFLHHAFQMDSHPAQPSLVPPQRPVASQDLWSLHFTQVCLDFEGTENFKGHTLNFVAPFPLSIWACLPLRWQQAQARRLLLASEGRLKPSASFGSPVRSEALAPESVSHQRSKTERDLKSLSGSAAVPAFPGEGDAASEHRGHVAELGDVADVHVLVHSPAHVRVRLDHYQYLALLRLKEVLQGLQEQLTQDTEAMTGSPLQDQTACIGVLFPSAEVALLMHPAPGTAGADSAGSDTTSLIDSELSPSEDRELKSDASSDQGPGSPQKALKDSSVGNLGASQERLHSDGELQDFGSFAQQPAGKNHEAVESLQAKKLNRAQTASSPAALTSPADRDAALNGQGEPIPLRNIEGELSSAIHLTKDATKEALHATMDLTKEAVSLTRDAFSLGRDRMTSTMHKMLSLPPAKEAMVKPDEGPPVTGAAARLRFFSMKRTVSQQSFDGVSVDSTGPEDRISVDSDGSDSFVMLLEAESGPESVPPGSGTSVLDDSGVQGSPVTDSCGQGLPETNSSVSASGDLVLHSVSVLVLKVNEVSFGIEVRGEDLTVALQAEELAVQQLGTVGLWQFLHGQCPGTSSQEPSNLKTGHTRPAVGLRFEVGPGAAVHSPLAIQNGFLRFLLRGCDLELLTSVLNSLGPFLEDEEVPVVVPMQIELLHSSITLKDDIPPIYPTSPGPVPITLVMEHLVLKRSDDGVFHLGAPAQDRPLAEVPEKQQLPTEQVLPVPTGQGVVGQGRELPTIQQELMDTKQALAIANQDKEKLLQEIRKYNPLFEL; from the exons GTTCACTAAGAATCTTTCCCCAGACAAGATCAACTTGAGCACTCTGAAAGGGGAGGGGCAGCTGACCAACCTGGAGCTGGATGAAGAGGTGCTGCAGAATGTTCTGGAGCTGCCCACCTGGCTAGCCATCACCAGGGTCTACTGCAACAGGGCCTCCATCCGG ATCCAGTGGACCAAGTTGAAGACACATCCCATCTGCTTG TGTCTGGATAAGGTGGAGGTGGAGATGAAGACTTGTGAGACCCCACGGCCCCCCAATGGGCAGTCTCCCATTGCCCTTGCTTCAGGACAGAG TGAGTATGGCTTTGCCGAGAAGGTGGTGGAGGGGATGTTCATCATTGTCAACTCCATCACCATCAAGATCCACTCCAAGGCCTTCCATGCCTCGTTTGAACTGTGGCAGCTCCAGGGTTACAGTGTCAACCCCAGCTGGCAGCAGAGTGACCTGCGTCTGACCCGCATCACTGACCCCCGCCGAGGAGAG GTTTTAACATTTAAGGAAATAACTTGGCAGACACTTCGAATTGAGGCAGATGCCACAGATAATGGTGATCAGGACCCAGTTACCACCCCGCTAAGGCTCATTACCAACCAAGGCCGAATCCAAATAGCCCTCAAGAGAAGA ACCAAAGATTGCAATGTGGTTGCCTCCAAGTTGACGCTCCTGCTGGATGACCTGCTCTGGGTGCTGACTGACTCCCAGCTCAAGGCGATGATGAAGTATGCCGAGTCGCTGAGTGAGGCCATGGAGAAGTCAGCCCAGCAGAGAAAGAGCATGGCTCCCGAGCCTGTGCAG ATCACTCCACCTGCTCCCAGTCCCAGTGCCCAGCAGACCTGGGCTCAGGCATTTGGTGGCAGCCagggcaacagcaacagcagcagtagTCGCCTGAGCCAGTATTTTGAGAAATTTGATGTGAAAGAGTCTTCCTACCATCTCCTCATCTCCCGCCTGGACCTGCATGTTTGTGATGACAGCCAGTCCCGAGAGCCAG GCGTCTCTGCAAACAGACTTACGGGCGGCGCCATGCAGCTGACCTTCCGCCAGATGGCGTTCGACTACTACCCCTTCCACCGGGCAG GTGACAGCTGTAAGCACTGGGTGCGGCACTGTGAGGCCATGGAGACCCGAGGCCACTGGGCCCAGGAACTGGTGACGGAGTTTCAGAGTAAGATGCAGAAGTGGCTTGAGGAGACCAGTGTGAAACCACCGTGGAACCTGGGGGTAGAGGCTCCCTTCCGGAAGAAAGCAG ACTCTTTCTCTGGTCCTGGAAAGAGCCCTCTTGACAGAAGCCCTGGCCTGGGCCGGCAGGCTGCCTTGGGGCCTCCAGCATGGAATCGCTTGCGCGCTAGCTGCCTGGTTGTGCGAGTAGATGACCTGGACATCCACCAG GTCTCCACAGCTGGACAGCCGAGTAAGAAACCATCCACTCTGCTCTCCTGCAGCCGCAAACGCCACCACCTCCCGCCTCAGGTAGCTGCTGTCCATGTACAGTTCACTGAGTATTACTTCCCGGATAATCAGGAGCTTCCAG TTCCCTGCCCCAACCTCTACGTCCAGTTAAATGGCCTGGCATTTACTGTGGATCCTGTCAGCTTGCTTTGGGGAAACCTCTTTTGTCTAGATTTATACCGCAGCTTGGAGCAGTTCAAAGCCATCTATAAGCTGGAAGATTCAAGGCAGAAAGATGAGCACTTGGACATTCGACTGGATGCATTCTCGTTGAAG gTGAGCTTCCCGCTGGAGAGGAGAGAGCAGGCGAAGCTGCATCGACCCCAGGCACTTGTCTTCTCTACGTCAGGCGTGATTGCCACCAACACTCGGCACGCCCCACACTGCACCTGTCCTGACCTCCAGAGTCTCTTCCAGGGTTTTGCTGCTGCCGAGTTCTTCCGCTCTAGTTATGGTCACTTTCCCAAGGCTCCGGGGGGCTTCAGCCTTCTGCACATGCTCTTCCTGCATCATGCTTTCCAGATGGATTCCCACCCAGCTCAGCCTAGCCTTGTCCCTCCTCAGAGGCCTGTAGCATCCCAGGATCTTTGGTCCTTGCACTTCACTCAGGTCTGCTTGGACTTTGAAGGCACAGAAAACTTCAAAGGCCATACTCTGAACTTTGTGGCCCCCTTTCCCTTGTCCATTTGGGCCTGCCTTCCTCTCCGCTGGCAGCAAGCCCAGGCACGGCGGCTCCTTTTGGCCTCAGAGGGGAGGCTGAAACCGTCAGCCAGTTTTGGTAGTCCTGTGCGCTCTGAAGCTCTTGCCCCCGAGTCTGTGTCCCATCAGAGGTCAAAGACTGAACGAGATTTGAAAAGCCTCTCGGGGTCTGCAGCTGTCCCAGCGTTCCCGGGAGAGGGTGATGCCGCCTCGGAGCACAGAGGGCACGTGGCAGAGCTGGGGGACGTGGCCGATGTCCATGTGCTCGTGCACTCTCCTGCCCACGTCAGAGTCAGGCTGGACCACTACCAGTACTTGGCTCTGCTCCGCCTCAAGGAGGTGCTTCAGGGGCTTCAGGAGCAGCTGACCCAGGACACGGAGGCCATGACCGGCTCTCCCCTGCAGGACCAGACAGCTTGCATTGGTGTCCTCTTCCCTAGTGCTGAGGTGGCTCTCCTCATGCATCCTGCCCCTGGGACTGCTGGTGCTGACTCTGCAGGCTCAGATACCACCAGCCTCATAGACTCAGAGCTCTCTCCGTCAGAGGACCGGGAACTGAAGTCAGATGCCTCCTCAGACCAGGGCCCAGGAAGCCCTCAGAAGGCCCTGAAGGACAGCAGTGTTGGGAACCTCGGCGCATCCCAGGAAAGGCTGCATAGTGATGGAGAGCTACAGGACTTTGGTTCATTTGCACAGCAGCCAGCAGGGAAGAACCATGAGGCAGTCGAGTCTCTGCAGGCCAAGAAGTTGAACAGAGCTCAGACCGCCAGCTCACCAGCTGCCTTGACGTCCCCAGCTGATAGGGATGCTGCTCTGAATGGACAAGGCGAGCCCATACCTTTGAGGAACATTGAAGGGGAATTGTCCAGTGCTATTCACCTGACCAAGGATGCCACAAAAGAGGCTCTTCATGCTACCATGGACCTCACCAAGGAAGCTGTGTCCCTGACTAGGGATGCCTTCAGTTTGGGTAGAGATCGGATGACCTCCACCATGCACAAgatgctgtctctgcctcctgccaa gGAAGCCATGGTGAAGCCTGATGAGGGACCCCCCGTGACTGGAGCTGCTGCCCGGCTCCGGTTTTTCTCCATGAAGAGGACAGTCTCTCAGCAGTCATTTGATGGTGTCTCGGTGGACAGCACTGGCCCTGAGGACCGGATTTCGGTGGACAGTGATGGCAGTGACAGCTTTGTGATGCTCTTGGAGGCTG AGTCTGGTCCAGAGTCTGTTCCACCAGGATCTGGGACAAGTGTCTTGGATGACAGTGGTGTTCAAGGGAGCCCTGTTACGGATAGTTGTGGCCAGGGGTTGCCAGAGACCAACAGCTCAGTGTCAGCCAGCGGTGACCTCGTCCTTCACTCG GTGTCAGTTTTGGTCCTGAAAGTGAATGAAGTATCATTTGGGATTGAGGTTCGTGGTGAGGACCTGACAGTAGCCTTGCAAGCAGAGGAACTGGCCGTGCAGCAGCTGGGCACCGTGGGACTCTGGCAGTTTCTTCATGGACAGTGCCCAG GCACAAGTTCTCAGGAACCCTCAAATCTGAAGACTGGCCACACCAGGCCCGCTGTGGGGCTGCGCTTTGAGGTGGGGCCTGGTGCAGCTGTTCATTCCCCACTGGCCATACAGAACGGCTTCCTGCGGTTCTTATTGCGGGGCTGTGACCTGGAGCTGCTCACATCAGTGCTGAACAGTCTGGGGCCTTTCTTGGAGGACGAGGAAGTCCCAGTGGTAGTCCCCATGCAGATTGAGCTCCTGCACTCCAGTATTACTCTCAAG GATGATATCCCTCCTATCTACCCAACATCCCCTGGCCCTGTCCCCATCACTTTGGTAATGGAACATCTTGTGCTGAAGCGGAGTGACGATGGTGTATTTCACCTTGGCG CTCCTGCTCAGGACAGACCATTGGCTGAAGTACCTGAGAAGCAGCAGCTCCCAACAGAACAGGTGCTCCCGGTGCCCACAGGACAGGGTGTGGTAGGCCAG GGGAGAGAATTGCCCACCATACAGCAAGAGCTTATGGACACCAAACAAGCACTGGCCATTGCCAACCAGGACAAAGAAAAACTTCTCCAGGAGATTAGGAAATACAACCCTCTCTTTGAGCTTTGA